From a region of the Alnus glutinosa chromosome 1, dhAlnGlut1.1, whole genome shotgun sequence genome:
- the LOC133866978 gene encoding RING-H2 finger protein ATL46-like, protein MSWVQSQVRLKDGFLTSPPLSHPLSSSPSSSASLPYNGDYQKQSTPPSSSSSGSKISPAILFIIVILAVIFFISGLLHLLIRFVIKHRPSSAITESDRYPEMSGSDAFQRQLQQLFHLHDSGLDQAFIDALPVFLYKEIVGLKEPFDCAVCLCEFSEQDKLRLLPMCSHAFHIGCIDTWLLSNSTCPLCRGNLYTPGLDIENPVFYFEDGREEDGISGIGGSGILSGQKPSENEIVSEKRVFCIRLGKYRSSNDGGGGGGVERGEEETSTSSLDARRCYSMGSYQYVVADSELQVALCPNGVGGSMRIVKGRAEQNGNSTIDGDGEGKKINIGSKGESFSVSKIWQWSKKSKFTSSSETGTSSATVSLPWLDRSQGA, encoded by the coding sequence ATGTCTTGGGTTCAATCTCAAGTCAGGCTGAAAGATGGTTTTCTCACCAGCCCTCCTCTCTCTCATCCgctctcttcttctccttcttcttctgcttcATTGCCATATAATGGTGATTACCAGAAACAATCAACACCACCATCGTCATCATCATCTGGAAGCAAAATAAGTCCAGCAATTCTTTTTATCATTGTAATTCTAGCTGTTATCTTTTTCATATCTGGTCTCCTTCACTTGCTTATCAGATTTGTCATAAAGCATAGACCTTCATCAGCAATTACTGAATCCGATAGATACCCAGAAATGTCTGGGTCCGATGCTTTTCAAAGACAGTTGCAACAACTCTTTCATCTCCATGATTCTGGCCTAGATCAGGCTTTCATAGATGCTCTCCCTGTCTTCCTTTACAAAGAAATTGTGGGTCTGAAAGAGCCATTTGATTGCGCAGTTTGCCTCTgtgaattttcagaacaagacAAGTTGAGGTTGCTTCCCATGTGTAGTCATGCTTTTCATATTGGGTGTATAGACACATGGTTGCTTTCAAATTCAACCTGCCCTCTTTGTAGAGGGAACCTTTACACACCTGGGCTTGACATCGAAAACCCAGTTTTTTACTTTGAAGATGGAAGGGAAGAAGATGGGATTTCAGGCATTGGGGGAAGTGGGATTCTTTCTGGTCAAAAACCTTCAGAGAACGAGATTGTTAGTGAAAAGAGGGTATTTTGTATAAGACTTGGCAAATATAGAAGCTCAAAcgatggaggaggaggaggaggagtggAGAGAGGAGAGGAAGAGACCAGTACTAGTAGTTTGGATGCAAGAAGATGTTACTCTATGGGATCCTATCAATATGTGGTTGCTGATTCAGAGCTGCAAGTTGCCCTATGCCCCAATGGAGTTGGTGGTAGTATGAGGATTGTGAAAGGGAGAGCCGAACAAAATGGGAATTCTACAATTGATGGGGATGGTGAGGGGAAGAAAATTAATATTGGAAGTAAAGGTGAAAGCTTTTCTGTTTCTAAGATCTGGCAATGGTCCAAGAAGAGTAAATTCACAAGTTCCTCAGAAACCGGTACATCTTCTGCCACTGTGAGTTTGCCATGGCTTGATAGATCTCAGGGTGCATGA